Proteins from one Argopecten irradians isolate NY chromosome 15, Ai_NY, whole genome shotgun sequence genomic window:
- the LOC138308439 gene encoding uncharacterized protein translates to MKKWIRMIGTFSAVEYNTGRRMKHHPPLILVGTFLDELKKQFSEDYKSRIDDIKSSIMKFPELSSHKHVRFCTIDNTLEPKQGNENLGKLRQQITDLAEHQDQWGRELPYKWLHLEMEIMLKREHGTKILTLNDVLEINEKSIAPFKDEEEIKIALEYLHCTRSVIYFREIDCIVNDPQFLVDFFSVLITEDDFFLKQDDMILTRDLEQYKTKGELTPELITGILNQRQNNAFMSHTDDLLALMEKFGLIVKMQIADNTTGDLRFSETYTVPSKLEELRDLGEITYSLKQLAVSKTLCLIFNDLVPEELFNRVFAVILRTFKISALPGTAAQDTIYLFRGFGCFEINNLCSMILSMHWERSTIAVTVFSPSQPELPPGSGRHARETLERILQETLAMSCQQHYEYSYKMHCDFYLNPYDTPVDMYSVMYARGGMPCKGDDCRGKHRLTGSDLLVWGITEAAGTTPQRLGFDSEETFLDRRPTPKELGRLSFVIESSLCVKLFIELGLSEAQISNIKDEARISGVQTQTTKMFLVWTCCYPNHTFRHIQLAMEKAQMACDDLGNAIHAGSETLTLDGMESNEELVKPVDVDKITCIVNNIGKNYFNLFLELGLSASAIERCELNHPDVERRFEALLKLWIFNFQDQATVIRILKAMKMCHMDWVDTALTYCR, encoded by the exons ATGAAGAAATGGATAAGGATGATTGGAACCTTCTCGGCAGTAGAGTACAATACAGGAAGAAGGATGAAACATCACCCCCCACTAATATTGGTAGGAACATTCCTTGACGAGTTAAAGAAACAATTTTCG GAGGACTACAAAAGTCGGATAGACGATATAAAGTCAAGCATAATGAAGTTTCCGGAGCTGTCGTCCCACAAACATGTCCGGTTCTGTACAATAGATAACACTTTAGAGCCTAAACAAGGTAATGAGAACCTTGGAAAGCTGCGTCAGCAGATAACAGATCTAGCAGAACACCAAGACCAATGGGGCAGGGAACTTCCTTACAAATGGCTCCATCTCGAGATGGAGATAATGTTAAAAAGAGAACACGGAACCAAGATATTGACGTTGAATGACGTACTGGAAATAAATGAAAAGTCAATAGCCCCATTTAAAGATGAGGAAGAAATTAAAATAGCCCTGGA ATATCTACACTGTACGAGGTCGGTGATCTATTTTAGGGAGATTGACTGCATAGTCAATGATCCACAGTTCCTTGTGGATTTTTTCTCTGTGCTGATAACAGAGgatgatttttttctgaagcAAGACGATATGATCCTGACCCGCGATCTAGAACAATATAAGACTAAAGGCGAGCTGACTCCAGAGTTGATCACTGGCATTCTCAACCAAAGACAAAACAACGCTTTCATGAGTCACACAGATGATCTGCTTGCATTGATGGAGAAGTTTGGCCTTATTGTGAAAATGCAAATAGCTGACAACACTACGGGTGATTTACGCTTCAGTGAGACATATACCGTCCCAAGCAAACTTGAAGAACTCCGAGATCTCGGGGAGATCACCTACTCTCTGAAACAACTTGCTGTCTCAAAAACTTTGTGTTTGATATTCAATGACTTGGTACCAGAAGAGTTGTTTAACAGAGTCTTTGCTGTGATCTTACGGACTTTTAAAATATCAGCACTACCCGGAACAGCTGCACAAGATACAATCTACCTTTTCAGGGGATTTGGATGTTTCGAGATCAACAATCTTTGCAGCATGATACTGTCCATGCACTGGGAACGATCAACCATAGCGGTCACTGTGTTCAGTCCTTCACAACCAGAACTTCCTCCAGGATCGGGGCGTCATGCTAGGGAAACTCTGGAACGGATATTACAGGAGACGTTGGCAATGAGCTGTCAGCAGCATTATGAATATTCGTACAAGATGCACTGCGACTTTTACCTGAATCCATACGACACCCCAGTAGATATGTACAGCGTGATGTACGCCCGCGGAGGGATGCCCTGTAAAGGAGACGACTGTCGAGGGAAACACAGATTGACAGGATCGGATCTACTGGTCTGGGGCATAACAGAG GCCGCCGGAACAACACCACAGAGACTCGGATTCGATAGCG AGGAGACATTCCTTGACAGGAGGCCAACACCGAAGGAACTCGGCCGACTCTCTTTTGTGATAGAGTCATCTCTTTGTGTCAAGCTTTTTATCGAACTTGGGCTTTCAGAAGCTCAGATTTCGAATATCAAGGACGAAGCCAGGATTTCAGGAGTTCAAACACAAACTACAAAGATGTTTCTGGTTTGGACTTGTTGTTATCCCAACCACACATTTCGTCACATACAACTTGCCATGGAGAAAGCTCAAATGGCTTGTGATGACCTAGGCAACGCTATACATGCAGGCTCAGAAACCCTCACACTAG ATGGCATGGAATCAAATGAGGAGCTTGTGAAACCTGTAGACGTCGATAAAATCACATGTATTGTGAACAATATCGGTAAAAATTACTTCAACTTATTTCTGGAGCTTGGCCTTTCCGCCTCTGCCATAGAAAGATGTGAACTGAATCACCCTGATGTTGAACGACGGTTCGAGGCTCTCCTTAAGCTTTGGATATTTAATTTCCAAGATCAAGCAACCGTCATCAGGATACTGAAGGCAATGAAAATGTGCCACATGGACTGGGTTGACACTGCCTTGACATATTGTCGTTAA